The following coding sequences are from one Pelagovum sp. HNIBRBA483 window:
- a CDS encoding lipocalin-like domain-containing protein → MKHKVFLSLLLMFLPLHMFAQGFAGMATDVEGFTDPTPAPSFSFPADHGPHPDYRIEWWYLTANLQDASGTDYGLQWTLFRTALSPDPAEGWQSPQIWFAHAAITTAESHFTAERFARGGIGQAGVNADPFTAWIDEWQLTGDDFTALTLSAAGADFAYDMDLTATGPLIFHGQGGYSVKSSEGQASYYYSQPFYSVTGTLTLPNGDVTVSGTAWLDREWSSQPLSDAQQGWDWFSLSFDTGERLMAAQLRSEDGSRYRSGTWIHPDGRTEPLSDGALSLTPLASEMVADRDLPVTWRIEVASKGVDITSRPLNPQAWMDASIPYWEGPVFVTGSHAGQGYLEMTGYEK, encoded by the coding sequence ATGAAACATAAGGTATTCCTGTCGCTGCTTCTGATGTTCCTGCCCCTACACATGTTCGCGCAGGGCTTCGCGGGGATGGCTACGGATGTCGAAGGTTTCACCGATCCCACGCCCGCGCCAAGCTTCAGCTTTCCCGCGGATCACGGGCCACATCCCGACTACCGTATCGAGTGGTGGTACCTCACCGCCAATCTCCAAGACGCCTCTGGCACCGACTATGGCCTGCAATGGACGCTGTTTCGCACCGCCCTCTCGCCTGATCCGGCGGAGGGGTGGCAAAGCCCGCAAATTTGGTTCGCCCATGCCGCGATCACGACAGCCGAGTCGCATTTCACGGCCGAACGCTTCGCGCGCGGCGGCATTGGGCAGGCGGGTGTGAACGCAGATCCTTTTACCGCTTGGATCGATGAGTGGCAGTTGACCGGCGATGATTTCACCGCACTGACCCTGTCTGCCGCAGGAGCGGATTTCGCCTATGACATGGACCTTACTGCAACCGGCCCGCTGATATTCCACGGGCAGGGCGGTTACTCGGTCAAATCGTCCGAAGGGCAGGCAAGCTATTACTACTCGCAACCGTTCTATTCGGTCACAGGCACGTTGACCCTTCCCAATGGGGATGTGACGGTCTCCGGTACCGCATGGCTGGATCGTGAATGGTCCTCGCAACCTTTGAGCGATGCCCAGCAGGGATGGGACTGGTTTTCGCTCAGTTTCGACACGGGCGAACGGCTCATGGCCGCCCAGCTGCGCAGCGAAGATGGCAGCCGCTACCGCTCCGGCACCTGGATACACCCCGATGGAAGGACCGAGCCGCTCTCCGACGGTGCGTTGAGCCTCACGCCTCTGGCGTCCGAAATGGTCGCGGATCGTGACTTGCCAGTAACATGGCGGATCGAAGTAGCTTCAAAAGGCGTTGATATCACATCTCGCCCCCTCAACCCGCAGGCATGGATGGACGCCAGTATCCCTTATTGGGAGGGGCCGGTGTTCGTCACTGGAAGCCACGCAGGGCAGGGCTATCTTGAGATGACGGGCTACGAGAAATAG